From Micrococcus porci, one genomic window encodes:
- a CDS encoding ParB/RepB/Spo0J family partition protein — MPASDGATQQDHSSDRAEKTASSGTGSQKTSRSTGSKGAKTPEPTATRSAQEEVPRPADIFFGGGEGTSDEPPESGRHRPTRSARPSMPTVKAPSKPAPKSETEQAAPVRKDEPEGTVSADIAVLRELPVGDIHPNPRQPREVFDEDHMAELVASITEVGVLQPIVVREVEGAATPYELIMGERRWRATQRAGLATIPAIVRQTPDQDLLRDALLENLHRSQLNPLEEAAAYQQLMEDFSCTQEELSQRIGRSRPQISNTLRLLKLPPLVQRRVAAGALTAGHARALLGLTDPAEMERLAQRIVSEGLSVRATEDAVAQLQGAVRPAPKSTRSREESTRHERLDYFATALTSRLDTQVKITLGARKGKIAIDFASVEDLNRIMDLIQGGGDSTPVKG; from the coding sequence CTGCCGGCATCGGACGGTGCCACCCAGCAAGACCACAGCTCCGACCGTGCGGAGAAGACCGCTTCTTCCGGGACCGGGTCACAGAAGACAAGTCGGTCCACTGGATCAAAGGGTGCCAAGACCCCCGAACCCACCGCGACACGGTCAGCGCAGGAGGAGGTCCCCCGCCCGGCGGACATCTTCTTCGGCGGTGGCGAGGGCACGTCGGACGAGCCCCCCGAGAGCGGCCGGCACCGCCCCACACGGTCCGCGCGCCCGTCGATGCCCACGGTCAAGGCTCCCTCCAAGCCCGCCCCGAAGTCCGAGACGGAGCAGGCAGCACCCGTCCGGAAGGACGAGCCCGAGGGCACGGTCTCTGCGGACATCGCCGTGCTGCGCGAGCTCCCCGTCGGAGACATCCACCCGAACCCGCGTCAGCCGCGCGAGGTCTTCGACGAGGACCACATGGCCGAACTCGTCGCGTCCATCACCGAAGTCGGCGTCCTGCAGCCGATCGTCGTGCGCGAGGTGGAGGGCGCCGCCACGCCCTACGAGCTGATCATGGGCGAGCGCCGCTGGCGCGCCACCCAGCGTGCCGGCCTCGCGACCATCCCCGCAATCGTCCGGCAGACCCCGGACCAGGACCTGCTGCGGGACGCGCTCCTCGAGAACCTCCACCGTTCTCAGTTGAATCCGCTGGAAGAGGCCGCCGCGTACCAGCAGCTCATGGAGGACTTCTCCTGCACCCAGGAGGAGCTCTCCCAACGGATCGGCCGGTCCCGCCCGCAGATCTCCAACACCCTCCGCCTCCTGAAGCTTCCCCCGCTGGTGCAGCGTCGGGTGGCGGCCGGCGCCCTGACGGCCGGCCACGCCCGCGCCCTCCTGGGCCTGACCGACCCCGCGGAGATGGAGCGGCTGGCCCAGCGGATCGTGTCCGAGGGCCTGTCCGTCCGCGCGACGGAGGACGCCGTGGCCCAGTTGCAGGGGGCCGTGCGCCCCGCCCCGAAGTCCACACGATCCCGCGAGGAGAGCACCCGGCACGAGCGGCTGGACTACTTCGCCACCGCCCTCACCTCCCGGCTCGACACCCAGGTGAAGATCACGCTCGGCGCCCGCAAGGGCAAGATCGCGATCGACTTCGCCTCCGTGGAGGACCTGAACCGCATCATGGACCTCATCCAGGGCGGCGGGGACTCGACCCCCGTGAAGGGCTGA
- the trxA gene encoding thioredoxin: MSTINVTDADFQAKVLDSELPVLVDFWAEWCGPCRMLGPVLDELAAEHEGEVLVAKLNVDENPASAARYGVTSIPLVLGFQGGEKVAESVGAKPKAQLEKEFAALLG, from the coding sequence ATGAGCACCATCAACGTCACCGACGCCGACTTCCAGGCCAAGGTCCTGGACTCCGAGCTGCCCGTCCTCGTGGACTTCTGGGCCGAGTGGTGCGGCCCGTGCCGCATGCTGGGCCCGGTGCTCGACGAGCTGGCCGCCGAGCACGAGGGCGAGGTCCTCGTCGCCAAGCTGAACGTGGACGAGAACCCGGCCTCCGCCGCTAGGTACGGCGTGACCTCCATCCCGCTGGTCCTGGGCTTCCAGGGCGGCGAGAAGGTCGCCGAGTCGGTGGGCGCCAAGCCCAAGGCCCAGCTGGAGAAGGAGTTCGCTGCGCTGCTCGGCTGA